The following coding sequences lie in one Heyndrickxia oleronia genomic window:
- a CDS encoding quaternary amine ABC transporter ATP-binding protein, which translates to MTSDEKKIKIEVKNVTKIFGKHTKKASQLLSEGKTKQEILKSTGATVGVNQANFHVNDGEIFVIMGLSGSGKSTLVRMLNRLIEPTLGEILIDNENVTKMNKEQLRNIRRKKISMVFQKFALLPHRTILQNTEYGLEIQGIEKSKRQEIALESLKLVGLEGYEDQYPDQLSGGMQQRVGLARALTNDPDILLMDEAFSALDPLIRKDMQDELLELHNTVGKTIVFITHDLDEALRIGDRIALMKDGNIVQIGTPEEILMNPSNEYVERFVEDVDFSKVLTAGHIMKRAETVQIEKGPRVALTLMKNLGISSIYVVDKQNRLLGAVTAQLAKDAFEKGLPLNEVIQKNITTVQKDTLLMDLFDIVSTAEIPIAVVDERDRMKGIVIRGALIGALAGNDSYIHTAPVEVTEASLREVN; encoded by the coding sequence ATGACTAGTGACGAGAAAAAAATCAAAATAGAAGTAAAAAACGTGACTAAAATTTTCGGCAAACATACGAAAAAAGCTTCACAGCTTCTATCAGAAGGAAAAACAAAGCAAGAAATCTTAAAGTCTACCGGAGCAACTGTTGGTGTAAATCAAGCTAACTTTCATGTTAATGATGGTGAAATATTTGTCATCATGGGTTTATCAGGAAGTGGAAAATCGACCTTGGTTCGGATGTTGAATCGTTTGATTGAACCAACATTAGGAGAAATATTAATTGATAACGAGAATGTAACTAAAATGAACAAAGAACAATTAAGAAATATTCGTAGAAAAAAAATCAGCATGGTATTTCAAAAATTTGCACTCCTTCCCCATCGGACCATTCTCCAAAACACTGAATATGGTTTAGAAATTCAAGGTATTGAAAAATCAAAAAGACAAGAAATTGCACTTGAATCACTAAAGCTGGTTGGATTAGAAGGATATGAGGATCAATATCCCGATCAATTAAGCGGTGGAATGCAACAGCGTGTTGGACTTGCAAGAGCTCTAACCAACGATCCAGATATTTTATTAATGGATGAGGCGTTTAGTGCTTTGGATCCATTAATTAGAAAAGATATGCAAGATGAATTATTAGAGCTTCACAATACTGTAGGGAAAACAATTGTATTTATTACTCATGATTTAGATGAAGCCCTACGTATCGGAGACCGCATCGCATTAATGAAGGATGGGAACATCGTTCAAATAGGTACTCCAGAGGAAATTTTAATGAATCCTTCCAATGAATATGTGGAACGTTTCGTTGAAGATGTAGATTTTTCCAAAGTGTTAACAGCCGGACATATTATGAAGCGTGCAGAAACAGTACAAATTGAAAAGGGACCAAGAGTCGCCTTAACACTTATGAAAAATCTAGGTATCTCTTCGATATATGTGGTCGATAAACAAAACCGGCTTTTAGGTGCTGTTACAGCTCAATTAGCAAAGGATGCCTTCGAAAAAGGACTTCCCCTGAATGAGGTAATTCAAAAAAATATTACCACTGTACAAAAGGACACATTATTAATGGATTTATTCGATATCGTATCTACCGCGGAAATACCGATTGCTGTTGTTGATGAGCGGGATCGAATGAAAGGTATTGTGATCCGTGGAGCATTAATTGGTGCTCTTGCAGGAAATGATTCTTATATTCATACAGCGCCAGTTGAAGTAACTGAAGCCTCTTTAAGGGAGGTGAATTAA
- the opuAB gene encoding glycine/proline betaine ABC transporter permease subunit OpuAB, giving the protein MNEWIPRIPLADWIDRFVDWLTSNFGGIFDGVATGLEGLVNGIVSGLGFIPPILLSLIIAGIAWWLTKKSIALFSLIGFLIIDYLGYWDAMLSTLALVLTSVIISVVVGIPIGIWASQKDTVRKIVTPILDFMQTMPAFVYLLPAIFFFNIGVVPGVVASVIFAMPPTIRLTILGIQQVPEDIIEATESFGSTTSQRLLKVQLPLATPTIMAGINQSIMLALSMVVIASMVGAPGLGEEVYRAVTQLKTGVGVEAGLTIVIVAIVLDRITQNAGKKKQRGN; this is encoded by the coding sequence ATGAATGAATGGATACCAAGAATTCCATTAGCAGATTGGATTGATCGATTTGTTGATTGGCTAACATCAAATTTTGGAGGAATATTTGACGGAGTTGCTACAGGCTTAGAAGGACTCGTAAATGGAATTGTCTCTGGACTCGGCTTTATCCCCCCTATTCTTCTTTCATTAATTATTGCTGGAATTGCATGGTGGTTAACCAAAAAAAGCATTGCCTTATTTTCATTAATTGGATTTCTAATTATTGATTATTTAGGATACTGGGATGCCATGCTCAGTACATTGGCTCTTGTCTTAACATCGGTTATTATTTCCGTAGTAGTTGGTATACCAATTGGAATTTGGGCATCACAAAAGGATACGGTTCGCAAAATAGTCACCCCTATCCTCGATTTTATGCAAACAATGCCTGCATTTGTATACTTACTTCCTGCTATCTTCTTCTTTAATATTGGAGTTGTACCAGGAGTAGTTGCATCAGTGATATTCGCCATGCCACCTACTATACGTTTAACAATACTTGGGATCCAACAGGTGCCTGAGGACATTATTGAAGCGACAGAAAGCTTTGGTTCAACAACCAGTCAAAGGCTGTTAAAAGTTCAACTTCCACTTGCCACACCGACTATTATGGCTGGAATAAATCAAAGTATAATGCTCGCACTATCAATGGTTGTCATTGCATCTATGGTAGGCGCACCGGGGTTAGGAGAAGAAGTCTATCGTGCAGTTACGCAATTAAAAACAGGAGTAGGTGTTGAAGCAGGTCTTACTATTGTGATCGTAGCAATCGTTTTAGACCGTATTACACAAAATGCAGGAAAGAAAAAACAAAGGGGGAACTAA
- a CDS encoding glycine betaine ABC transporter substrate-binding protein: MWKKIVGIGAVAALSIGLAACGNDKASSSKNETVGDSVKYKITGIDPGAGIMTATEKALKEYKLDDWELVTGSSAAMTAALKKAYDKKEPIIFTGWNPHWMFAKYDLKYLDDPKGVYGEAEEIHTIARKGLKEDHPNAYKVLSQFKWSEDDMGEVMLDIQEGSKPEDAAAKWVKDNPDKVAEWTKGVDKVKGEKIKLTYVAWDSEIASTNVMGKVLEDLGFKVTLTQVEAGPMWTAIADGSADASLAAWLPLTHKTYAEKFDGKYEDIGTSMTGVKIGLTVPKYMDIDSIEDLK, encoded by the coding sequence ATGTGGAAAAAAATTGTTGGAATCGGAGCGGTTGCAGCGTTATCTATTGGGCTTGCAGCATGTGGAAATGATAAAGCAAGTTCAAGTAAAAATGAAACAGTTGGAGATAGTGTAAAGTATAAAATTACAGGAATTGATCCAGGAGCAGGAATCATGACGGCAACTGAGAAAGCTCTTAAGGAATATAAGCTTGATGATTGGGAATTGGTTACAGGTTCAAGTGCTGCTATGACAGCTGCTTTAAAAAAGGCATACGATAAAAAAGAACCAATTATTTTTACTGGCTGGAATCCACACTGGATGTTTGCCAAGTATGATTTAAAATATCTGGATGATCCTAAAGGTGTATATGGAGAAGCAGAAGAAATCCATACGATTGCTCGAAAAGGTTTAAAGGAAGATCACCCAAATGCATATAAAGTATTAAGTCAATTCAAGTGGTCTGAAGATGATATGGGTGAAGTAATGTTAGATATTCAAGAAGGTTCTAAACCAGAAGATGCGGCAGCCAAATGGGTAAAGGATAATCCAGATAAAGTAGCAGAATGGACAAAAGGTGTAGACAAAGTAAAAGGTGAAAAAATCAAACTTACATATGTTGCTTGGGATAGTGAAATTGCAAGTACAAATGTAATGGGAAAAGTCTTAGAGGATCTCGGATTTAAAGTAACACTCACCCAAGTTGAAGCAGGTCCAATGTGGACTGCAATTGCCGATGGAAGTGCTGACGCCTCTCTTGCAGCATGGTTACCGTTAACACATAAAACATATGCAGAGAAATTTGACGGTAAATATGAAGATATTGGCACAAGTATGACAGGAGTAAAAATCGGTTTAACAGTACCTAAATATATGGATATCGATTCTATAGAAGATTTAAAATAA
- a CDS encoding alpha/beta-type small acid-soluble spore protein: protein MTKRKSLVPEARNALNGFKAKVMADKGYHANNPDDIKFEVAKEQGIPLKKGYNGHLTSEQAGKVGGPIGGNMVKEMIRMAQEQLSKK, encoded by the coding sequence GTGACTAAAAGGAAATCGCTAGTTCCAGAGGCAAGAAATGCCTTAAACGGTTTTAAAGCCAAAGTAATGGCCGATAAAGGATACCATGCAAATAATCCCGATGATATTAAATTCGAAGTAGCTAAAGAACAAGGAATTCCCTTAAAAAAAGGATACAATGGTCATTTAACAAGTGAACAAGCTGGAAAAGTTGGTGGTCCAATCGGAGGAAATATGGTGAAGGAAATGATTCGAATGGCGCAGGAACAGCTTAGTAAAAAATAA
- a CDS encoding YjiH family protein — protein MAKTNPVIHTQLQTRPSHIKEILKFIIFSAIGIFMFFIPISIQGTSSIMLDHIVTFIQNRVPNLIPYYALLVILLGAIYPFYTKTWNKDGISIFFSIFKVIGLVVAGLLVFNLEPKWLADPDMGPFLFNKLVISVGLLVPIGSVFLALLVGYGLLEFIGVLMQPVMRPIWKTPGRSAVDAVASFVGSYSIGLLITNRVYKEGKYTAKEAAIIATGFSTVSATFMIVVAKTLGLMDKWNLYFWVTLVITFIVTALTVRIWPLRSMSDEYYEGVGKPEEIVKGNRFKHAWKEAMDAVQQSPSLGKNIWMNLKDGFIMTMSILPSILSVGLLGLVLAEFTPIFDIIGYIFYPITALFHLPEPLLAAKASAVSIAEMFLPALFVTGSALVTKFVIAVVSVSAIIFFSALIPCIVSTDIPISLPKLLIIWLERVILTLIITIPIAYLIL, from the coding sequence ATGGCGAAAACAAATCCAGTAATACACACTCAATTGCAAACTAGACCATCGCATATTAAAGAAATTCTAAAATTTATTATTTTTAGTGCAATCGGCATTTTTATGTTTTTCATACCAATCAGTATTCAAGGAACTTCTTCTATTATGCTTGACCATATAGTAACATTCATCCAAAACAGAGTGCCTAATCTAATTCCGTATTATGCTTTATTAGTAATATTACTAGGTGCTATTTATCCTTTTTATACGAAAACCTGGAATAAAGATGGAATATCGATCTTTTTTTCTATTTTTAAAGTAATAGGGTTGGTTGTGGCAGGCTTACTTGTTTTTAATCTTGAACCTAAATGGTTAGCAGATCCTGATATGGGACCATTTTTATTTAATAAACTGGTCATCTCTGTTGGATTACTTGTTCCAATAGGCTCTGTTTTTTTAGCTTTACTCGTTGGTTATGGTTTATTAGAATTTATTGGAGTATTAATGCAGCCAGTTATGAGACCTATATGGAAAACACCAGGAAGGTCAGCTGTAGATGCTGTTGCATCTTTCGTTGGTAGTTACTCAATTGGTCTATTAATCACTAATCGTGTATATAAAGAAGGAAAATACACGGCGAAAGAAGCTGCAATTATTGCAACTGGATTTTCTACTGTTTCCGCGACATTCATGATCGTGGTTGCAAAAACACTTGGATTAATGGATAAATGGAATCTATATTTCTGGGTAACATTAGTCATCACTTTTATCGTTACTGCGTTAACAGTAAGAATTTGGCCATTACGTTCAATGAGCGATGAATATTATGAAGGTGTTGGAAAACCAGAGGAGATCGTTAAAGGAAATCGTTTTAAGCATGCATGGAAGGAAGCAATGGATGCTGTCCAACAATCTCCGAGTTTAGGAAAAAATATATGGATGAATTTAAAGGACGGATTCATTATGACGATGTCGATATTGCCATCCATCCTTTCTGTAGGTTTATTAGGTCTCGTTTTGGCTGAATTTACTCCAATCTTTGATATTATCGGTTATATTTTTTATCCTATTACTGCATTATTTCATTTACCTGAACCATTATTAGCTGCAAAGGCAAGTGCAGTTTCTATTGCAGAAATGTTCCTACCGGCTTTATTTGTAACAGGGAGTGCACTCGTTACAAAATTTGTTATTGCCGTTGTTTCAGTTTCAGCCATTATTTTCTTTTCTGCCTTAATTCCATGTATTGTCTCTACAGACATTCCAATTTCATTGCCAAAATTACTTATCATATGGCTAGAACGAGTGATTTTAACACTAATTATTACGATACCTATCGCATACTTAATACTATAA
- the hutI gene encoding imidazolonepropionase: protein MTNKPILIQHANELITVAGGSEKPLTKDQMNDLHIILDGALWLEDGKIEAVGKTEEIRNKFSHRLHEAIVVDASEKIVMPGLIDPHTHIVYAGSRENEFNMRLNGATYMEIMNNGGGIHATTSKTREATHEELFSESKKRLDSFLKHGVTTIEAKSGYGLDWQTEKKQLEVAKQLNEEHVIDVIRTFMGAHAVPAIYKDNPDEFVKIVTEEMLPNVANENLAEFNDVFCERGVFTPDQSRKILLAGKQLGLIPKIHADEIEPYEGAELAAEVGAISADHLLKASDKGIQQMAEKGVIGVLLPGTAFFLMAESARGRKMIDEGVPVALSTDCNPGSSPTTSLPFIMNLACMKMGMTPAEAITACTINAAHAINRGKDIGSLEVGKKADIVMMNVPNYMQLPYHYGMNHTDMVIKNGKIVLENGQLC from the coding sequence ATGACAAATAAACCCATCTTAATTCAGCATGCAAATGAACTAATTACCGTAGCAGGAGGTTCAGAAAAACCTTTGACCAAAGATCAAATGAATGATCTTCATATTATTCTCGATGGTGCACTATGGTTAGAAGATGGAAAAATAGAAGCTGTTGGAAAAACTGAAGAAATTAGAAACAAATTTTCTCACCGTTTACATGAGGCTATTGTGGTTGATGCATCAGAAAAAATCGTTATGCCAGGACTTATTGATCCACATACACACATTGTTTATGCGGGTAGTCGAGAAAATGAATTTAATATGCGCCTCAATGGAGCTACGTATATGGAAATTATGAATAATGGGGGAGGAATTCATGCAACAACATCTAAAACACGAGAAGCGACACATGAAGAACTTTTTTCCGAAAGCAAAAAAAGATTAGATTCCTTCCTAAAACATGGGGTAACTACTATTGAAGCGAAAAGTGGCTACGGTTTAGATTGGCAGACAGAAAAGAAACAATTGGAAGTTGCCAAGCAATTAAATGAGGAACATGTAATTGATGTGATTCGTACATTCATGGGAGCCCATGCTGTACCTGCAATATATAAAGATAATCCAGATGAATTTGTAAAGATTGTAACCGAGGAAATGCTTCCTAATGTTGCAAATGAAAATCTTGCAGAATTTAATGATGTGTTTTGTGAGAGGGGTGTTTTCACCCCAGATCAAAGCCGTAAAATTCTATTAGCTGGAAAACAATTAGGGCTTATCCCGAAAATACATGCAGACGAAATTGAACCATATGAAGGAGCTGAGCTTGCTGCTGAAGTTGGAGCTATTTCAGCAGACCATCTTTTAAAAGCATCAGATAAGGGCATTCAACAAATGGCCGAAAAGGGAGTTATTGGTGTTTTATTACCCGGAACAGCTTTCTTTTTAATGGCTGAATCAGCTAGAGGAAGAAAAATGATCGATGAAGGTGTACCAGTGGCACTTTCTACGGATTGTAATCCTGGATCTTCACCTACTACTTCATTACCATTCATTATGAATTTAGCATGTATGAAAATGGGAATGACGCCTGCTGAGGCAATAACTGCTTGTACTATTAATGCTGCACATGCGATTAATCGAGGAAAAGATATTGGAAGCTTAGAAGTTGGAAAAAAAGCAGATATAGTTATGATGAATGTGCCAAATTATATGCAGCTTCCATATCATTATGGGATGAATCATACAGATATGGTCATAAAAAATGGAAAAATCGTTCTAGAGAATGGTCAATTATGTTGA
- the hutU gene encoding urocanate hydratase has translation MKTHSKREITNYTGSELHAKGWVQEAALRMLMNNLNKDVAERPEDLVVYGGIGKAARNWECYDAIVKTLHELESDETLLVQSGKPVAVFKTHSDAPRVLIANSNLVPAWANWDTFHELDKKGLMMYGQMTAGSWIYIGSQGIVQGTYETFAELGRQHFGGSLKQTITVTAGLGGMGGAQPLAVTMAEGVCIAIEVDESRIDRRIETRYLDIKTTSLEEAIRLAKEAKVDGKSLSIGLLGNAAELLPKMIEQGFIPDVLTDQTSAHDPLNGYIPIGYTLEAADQLRNINPEEYVRKSKDSMATHVKAMLLMQEKGAITFDYGNNIRQVAKDEGVENAFNFPGFVPAYIRPQFCEGKGPFRWVALSGDPEDIYKTDEVILREFSDNEHLCKWIKMAQEKIQFQGLPSRICWLGYGERAKFGKIINDMVASGELKAPIVIGRDHLDSGSVASPNRETEGMRDGSDAVADWPILNAMINAVGGASWVSVHHGGGVGMGYSLHAGMVIVADGTKEAEKRLERVLTSDPGMGVVRHVDAGYDLAIKTAKEKGIHIPMLGK, from the coding sequence ATGAAAACGCATTCAAAGAGAGAAATTACTAATTATACTGGGTCTGAATTACATGCAAAGGGATGGGTACAAGAAGCAGCACTAAGGATGTTAATGAATAATCTCAATAAGGATGTTGCAGAACGTCCTGAAGATTTAGTTGTTTACGGAGGAATAGGAAAAGCAGCAAGGAACTGGGAATGCTACGATGCCATTGTAAAAACATTGCATGAGCTTGAATCCGATGAAACTCTTCTTGTTCAATCAGGAAAACCAGTTGCCGTATTTAAAACACATTCAGATGCTCCAAGAGTATTAATTGCTAATTCTAATCTTGTTCCGGCTTGGGCAAATTGGGATACTTTCCATGAACTTGATAAAAAAGGACTGATGATGTACGGACAAATGACAGCTGGAAGCTGGATATATATTGGTAGTCAAGGGATTGTTCAAGGGACGTATGAAACATTTGCTGAATTAGGGAGGCAACATTTTGGTGGTTCACTTAAACAAACCATAACGGTTACAGCAGGACTAGGTGGCATGGGTGGTGCTCAACCTCTCGCAGTAACTATGGCAGAAGGGGTTTGTATTGCTATCGAAGTAGATGAATCAAGGATCGATCGGCGAATCGAAACTCGTTATTTAGATATAAAAACGACTTCATTAGAAGAGGCTATTCGCCTTGCTAAAGAAGCGAAGGTAGATGGAAAATCATTATCCATCGGATTATTAGGTAATGCAGCAGAACTATTACCAAAAATGATCGAACAAGGATTTATTCCTGATGTTTTAACAGACCAAACTTCTGCGCATGATCCACTAAATGGATACATTCCAATAGGATATACATTGGAGGCTGCTGACCAACTACGCAATATAAATCCAGAGGAATATGTAAGAAAGTCAAAGGATAGTATGGCTACACATGTTAAGGCGATGCTTCTAATGCAAGAAAAAGGGGCCATTACATTCGATTACGGCAATAATATCCGTCAAGTGGCAAAAGATGAAGGGGTTGAGAATGCATTTAATTTCCCTGGCTTTGTACCTGCATATATTCGACCACAATTTTGCGAAGGAAAGGGGCCATTTAGATGGGTAGCATTGTCTGGTGATCCTGAGGATATCTATAAAACAGATGAAGTAATACTTCGTGAGTTCAGTGATAATGAGCATTTATGTAAGTGGATTAAGATGGCTCAAGAGAAAATTCAATTTCAAGGTCTTCCTTCACGAATTTGTTGGCTCGGTTATGGGGAGAGAGCAAAATTTGGAAAGATCATTAATGACATGGTAGCAAGTGGAGAATTAAAGGCACCAATCGTAATTGGTCGTGATCATTTAGACTCTGGTTCAGTTGCCTCACCAAATCGTGAAACGGAAGGCATGAGGGATGGAAGTGATGCTGTTGCTGACTGGCCAATCTTGAATGCAATGATTAATGCTGTAGGTGGTGCAAGTTGGGTATCTGTCCATCATGGTGGTGGTGTTGGTATGGGTTATTCATTACATGCTGGCATGGTAATTGTTGCAGATGGCACGAAAGAAGCAGAAAAACGTTTAGAGCGTGTTCTAACATCTGATCCAGGAATGGGTGTTGTACGCCATGTGGATGCAGGCTATGATCTTGCAATAAAAACAGCGAAGGAAAAGGGAATCCATATTCCAATGTTAGGTAAATAA
- a CDS encoding DUF485 domain-containing protein, which produces MPKKDNNDQTSIDFEKIASSNKFQQLMTSKKKFIVPLTIFFLVFYFTLPFLTSYSNILNKIAFGDISWAWVFAFAQFIMTWVLCIVYVKKASYFDKLADEVIEENKKKGEISA; this is translated from the coding sequence ATGCCAAAAAAGGATAATAATGACCAAACATCTATTGATTTCGAAAAGATTGCTTCAAGCAATAAATTTCAACAGTTAATGACCTCTAAGAAAAAATTTATTGTTCCATTAACGATATTCTTCTTAGTATTCTACTTTACATTACCATTTTTAACTTCTTACTCAAATATTCTCAATAAAATTGCATTTGGAGACATCTCATGGGCTTGGGTTTTTGCTTTCGCTCAGTTTATTATGACTTGGGTACTTTGTATCGTTTATGTCAAAAAGGCATCATATTTTGATAAGCTGGCCGATGAAGTGATTGAAGAAAACAAGAAAAAAGGAGAAATTAGTGCATGA
- a CDS encoding solute symporter family protein: MSATVIILFLLIVGITLVVTYFAAKRTKTTSEFYTAGGGLTGWQNGLAIAGDYLSAASFLGIAGMIALNGFDGFFYSIGFLIAYLVVLFIVAEPLRNLGKYTLADMINSRFDAKKVRAVAALNTITIVIFYMIAQLVGAGALIKLLFGIDYWIAVLIVGIMMTIYVLFGGMTATSWVQIIKAVLLMVGTIVISIMVLAKFHFNIFEMFTEMKTATPLGEDYLKPGVKYKVPLDTISLMLALVLGTAGLPHILMRFFTVKDAKTARSSVISATWVIGIFYVLTIFLGFGAAYFVGFDKIIEANAAGNMAAPLLAGALGGDFLMSFVSAVAFATILAVVAGLVLSGASAFAHDIYGEIIKKGKITEKQQMLAARYASVGVAILSILLALFTQKMNVAFLVSLAFCVAASANLPVIIFTIYWKKFNTSGAITGMLSGLLSSLILVIISPNVFSPVEGAAIFVGEPLISLTNPAIISVPLGFIGAYIGTVVSKKQDAKRFAEVAVKANTGFKE; this comes from the coding sequence ATGAGTGCTACTGTAATCATCTTATTTTTATTAATTGTTGGAATTACGTTAGTGGTTACGTATTTTGCAGCAAAACGTACGAAAACAACAAGTGAATTTTATACTGCCGGCGGTGGTTTAACTGGGTGGCAGAATGGTTTAGCGATTGCAGGAGACTATTTATCAGCAGCATCTTTCCTAGGTATTGCAGGGATGATTGCTCTTAATGGATTTGATGGATTTTTCTACAGTATTGGCTTTCTTATTGCTTATTTAGTTGTGTTATTTATCGTTGCAGAACCATTGCGAAATCTTGGAAAATATACTTTAGCAGATATGATTAATTCACGATTTGATGCGAAGAAAGTCCGGGCAGTTGCAGCATTAAACACAATAACAATTGTTATCTTTTATATGATTGCTCAGTTAGTTGGTGCTGGTGCACTCATTAAATTATTATTTGGCATTGATTATTGGATTGCTGTGTTAATTGTTGGAATTATGATGACGATATATGTCCTTTTTGGTGGAATGACAGCTACAAGCTGGGTACAGATTATAAAGGCTGTATTGTTAATGGTGGGAACTATTGTCATTTCAATTATGGTATTAGCCAAATTTCATTTTAATATTTTCGAAATGTTTACTGAAATGAAAACAGCTACACCACTTGGAGAAGATTATCTAAAACCTGGAGTTAAGTATAAGGTACCGCTAGATACAATTTCATTAATGCTTGCACTTGTTCTAGGTACTGCTGGATTACCACATATTTTAATGCGATTCTTTACTGTTAAAGATGCGAAAACCGCTAGAAGTTCGGTTATTTCAGCAACTTGGGTTATTGGAATCTTTTATGTATTAACGATATTCCTAGGTTTTGGTGCCGCTTATTTTGTTGGGTTTGATAAGATAATTGAAGCAAATGCAGCAGGTAATATGGCTGCTCCTTTACTAGCTGGAGCACTTGGTGGTGATTTCCTAATGTCATTTGTATCAGCTGTAGCATTTGCAACCATTTTGGCTGTTGTTGCGGGATTAGTGTTGTCCGGTGCCTCTGCATTTGCCCATGATATATATGGTGAGATAATAAAAAAAGGAAAAATTACAGAGAAACAACAAATGCTTGCAGCACGATATGCTTCAGTAGGCGTAGCTATTTTATCAATTCTATTAGCTCTATTTACACAAAAAATGAATGTTGCTTTTTTAGTTTCACTTGCCTTTTGTGTGGCAGCAAGTGCAAATTTGCCCGTAATAATTTTTACAATCTATTGGAAAAAATTTAACACTTCTGGTGCGATTACAGGAATGCTCTCTGGATTGTTATCATCTTTAATTCTCGTAATTATTAGTCCTAATGTGTTTTCTCCTGTTGAAGGTGCTGCCATTTTTGTCGGGGAGCCTTTAATATCACTAACAAATCCAGCGATTATTTCGGTTCCATTAGGTTTTATCGGGGCGTATATTGGAACAGTGGTTTCTAAGAAGCAAGATGCTAAACGCTTTGCAGAAGTCGCTGTCAAAGCAAATACGGGTTTCAAAGAATAA